A single Macrobrachium nipponense isolate FS-2020 chromosome 5, ASM1510439v2, whole genome shotgun sequence DNA region contains:
- the LOC135215792 gene encoding uncharacterized protein LOC135215792 yields the protein MAKFNTQKFVGDPSSELHTLTDAKKSELMGVARHLDLELRSSMRKFDIRKVIIDHYMRIGTLGDEARQYLVPETPSLTIEQKLEFERLAVEREKAQLALRQEELALQAAEKRSEFSLKEEREKFEMEKVKLEWKKLKYDPKDYFRVFEETANHLNWPVEQRVWLLKPKLSGKAAKVVRHLDDTNDYKQIKPVSHVQANVPDVFDDFKSEGIITLGEKEQKSRVTILRDTGAALTLLHSKALPNVENNLTGEKVVVRDLTGISSIPLASVYLDCPLVKGKVELGVIDTELPVKGVSLLLGNDLAGKLIVPNLIVTDTPMKDKVDLEQAPTHIVTRSQAGEKVNDFEVDSDFLAKVMSRGKLIVAQRYHSRNTETGYGDKIVNVNVKVKDEKPEVSEPEFIYSWRFVDNDAALKTFENSCQHLSPFQSTELQNLICSYPELYRENPGQCTVLTHDIELLPGTAPIRQHPYRISPAKKLVMKEEVEYLLRTGLAKPSKSPWASPCLLVPKEDGSMRLCTDYRRVNSATVKDSYPLPRLDDLIDSVGQAKYVAKIDLLKGYYQVKLTSRAKLISAFITPFGLFQYEVMPFGLTNAPSTFQRIINYTIQGLEGVFAYLDDILVIGDSWNMLFDRLREAQLTINLQKCVFGQATVTYLGHIVGGGNVRPKTPNVNAILDYPEPKTRKSLKRFLGMVSYYRKFCRNFASVAAPLHSLTSPKKKYEWDEKCQAAFEHLKYFLSSEPVLHSPNFSKPFSLQVDACDTGAGGVLLQEIDGVLHPIGYTSSSFKLHQLSYSTIEKELLSLVLALQKFECYLQGAPVIHVYTDHNPLTFLERTKAHNQHLLRWALYLQNFNLQIKHLKGSDNVFADALSRAHSQPSQEKEGV from the exons atggctAAGTTTAATACTCAAAAGTTTGTGGGGGATCCTTCCTCTGAATTGCATACTCTTACCGATgctaaaaaatctgaattaatgGGAGTAGCTAGGCATTTAGACCTTGAGTTACGTTCTAGTATGCGTAAGTTTGACATTAGGAAAGTGATAATAGATCACTATATGCGTATTGGAACCTTGGGTGACGAAGCTAGGcagtatcttgttccagaaaccccttcccttacaattgaacaaaaattagagtttgaacgtcttgcagtcgagcgtgaaaaagctcagttagCTTTAAGGCAGGAAGAGTTAGCTTTGCAAGCCGCTGAAAAGAGAAGTGAATTTTCtcttaaggaagaaagagaaaaatttgaaatggaaaaagttaAGTTAGAATGgaaaaagctaa AGTATGATCCCAAGGATTATTTTCGGGTATTTGAGGAAACTGCTAATCACCTTAATTGGCCTGTTGAACAGAGGGTATGGCTCCTTAAACCTAAATTGTCAGGTAAAGCTGCTAAGGTTGTTAGGCATCTGGATGATACTAATGATTATAAACAG ATTAAACCTGTTTCGCATGTGCAAGCAAATGTACCCGATGTATTTGATGATTTTAAGTCTGAAGGTATAATAACCTTGGGGGAGAAAGAACAGAAGTCTAGGGTCACTATATTAAGAGACACTGGAGCTGCTTTAACTTTGTTGCATAGTAAGGCTTTACCTAATGTTGAGAATAATTTAACTGGTGAGAAGGTGGTTGTAAGGGATCTTACTGGAATCTCATCCATTCCCCTTGCCAGTGTTTACCTTGATTGCCCACTTGTAAAAGGGAAAGTTGAATTAGGGGTGATTGATACAGAATTGCCGGTAAAAGGAGTTTCATTGCTATTGGGTAATGATTTAGCCGGGAAATTAATTGTACCAAATTTAATTGTCACTGATACCCCCATGAAGGATAAGGTAGATCTTGAACAAGCCCCAACACATATAGTCACTCGGTCCCAAgcaggagaaaaggtaaatgacttTGAAGTAGATAGTGATTTCTTAGCTAAGGTAATGTCTAGAGGTAAACTTATAGTTGCCCAGAG GTATCATTCCAGGAATACTGAAACTGGTTATGGAGACAaaattgttaatgttaatgttaaggtCAAGGACGAGAAACCTGAAGTAAGTGAACCTGAATTCATCTATTCGTGGCGTTTTGTAGATAATGATGCTGccctgaaaacctttgaaaactcatgtcaacatctttctccttttcaatcAACAGAACTTCAAAACCTTATTTGCTCTTACCCAGAACTTTATCGAGAAAATCCAGGTCAGTGTACAGTTCTCACCCATGACATCGAACTTCTACCAGGAACTGCTCCCATACGACAACACCCTTATCGCATCAGCCCGGCCAAGAAATTagtaatgaaagaagaagtggaaTATCTTCTGAGAACTGGATTAGCTAAACCAAGCAAGTCACCATGGGCGTCTCCCTGTCTATTGGTACCAAAGGAGGATGGCAGCATGCGACTGTGTACAGATTACAGGAGAGTAAATTCTGCTACTGTTAAGGATAGTTACCCTTTACCCCGTCTAGATGACCTTATAGACTCTGTGGGCCAAGCAAAGTATGTAGCTAAAATAGATCTCCTCAAGGGGTATTATCAGGTGAAGTTAACATCTAGAGCCAAGCTTATTTCGGCTTTCATAACTCCTTTTGGGTTATTCCAGTATGaagtaatgccttttggtttaacaaATGCCCCATCCACATTTCAACGCATAATTAACTACACCATTCAGGGTCTAGAGGGAGTATTTGCATATCTAGATGATATATTGGTGATAGGAGATTCTTGGAATATGCTCTTTGATAGATTAAGAGAAGCCCAGTtaacaataaatttacaaaaatgtgttTTTGGTCAAGCTACAGTTACTTACTTGGGACATATTGTAGGTGGAGGTAATGTCAGGCCTAAAACTCCAAATGTTAATGCCATTCTTGACTATCCAGAACCTAAGACTAGGAAATCCCTTAAAAGATTTCTGGGTATGGTttcatattacaggaagttctgCCGTAATTTTGCTTCAGTAGCTGCCCCTTTACATAGTCTTACCAGCCCTAAAAAGAAGTATGAATGGGATGAGAAATGTCAGGCagcatttgaacatttaaaatattttttgagtagTGAGCCAGTCTTACACAGTCCTAATTTTTCTAAACCCTTCTCTTTGCAAGTAGACGCTTGCGACACTGGTGCTGGAGGAGTGCTGTTGCAGGAAATTGATGGGGTACTCCACCCAATAGGATACACCTCCAGTAGTTTCAAGCTTCATCAGTTGTCCTACAGTACCATAGAGAAGGAGCTCTTAAGTTTGGTTCTTGCTCTCCAAAAGTTTGAATGTTATCTACAAGGAGCTCCCGTCATCCATGTCTATACGGACCACAACCCCCTCACCTTTCTTGAGCGCACCAAGGCCCATAATCAGCACTTACTAAGATGGGCTTTATATCTtcaaaacttcaaccttcaaaTAAAGCACCTCAAGGGCAGCGACAACGTATTTGCTGATGCCTTGTCACGGGCACATTCTCAACCTTCTCAGGAGAAGGAAGGTGTTTAA